The following coding sequences are from one Beggiatoa alba B18LD window:
- a CDS encoding glycosyltransferase family protein — MYFSPHLAYFITGHGYGHGVRSCAIINALPLSTQITIISSLPREFFQREISRPFHLISQAIDCGCVQQDTVYIDKQATLATYAQINAQRETLITEYATLLQKLAVTLVIADIAPLAFPIAHRAKIPAFAITNFNWWDIYQPFLTDYPQYQHLLQQIATDYALATCALCLSPSLPMQVFPTRHEVGILFRQGAVKRAVIAQRLGLNPAKKWVLVYIGNYGLAGVQWEKLAAFNEFEFFGIEPLENAPANYHLIPADKVGLAYADFTASADVILGKLGYGLVSECLGLGKPVLFLKREDFAEYDCLKQRLLKTQQGIEITETQLRELAILEALQTLCARDYSPVTQNALDEIIQLINQAHKVI; from the coding sequence ATGTATTTTTCTCCACATCTTGCTTATTTTATTACGGGTCACGGTTACGGGCACGGGGTGCGTAGTTGCGCCATTATCAATGCATTACCATTAAGCACACAAATAACCATTATCAGCAGTTTACCGCGTGAATTTTTTCAACGAGAAATTTCGCGCCCCTTTCACTTAATTTCCCAAGCCATTGATTGCGGTTGTGTACAACAAGATACTGTTTATATTGATAAACAAGCAACGCTTGCGACTTATGCCCAGATTAATGCACAACGTGAGACACTTATCACTGAGTATGCGACTTTATTGCAAAAACTAGCCGTTACGCTGGTGATTGCCGATATTGCCCCGCTGGCTTTTCCTATCGCGCACCGCGCCAAAATTCCTGCTTTCGCCATCACTAATTTTAATTGGTGGGATATTTATCAACCATTTTTAACAGACTATCCACAGTATCAGCATTTATTACAACAAATTGCGACGGATTATGCTTTAGCCACTTGCGCCTTGTGCTTATCACCGAGTTTACCGATGCAGGTTTTTCCAACACGGCATGAAGTCGGGATATTATTCCGTCAAGGTGCGGTAAAACGTGCGGTGATTGCGCAACGTTTAGGACTAAATCCTGCAAAAAAGTGGGTTTTGGTATATATCGGCAATTATGGATTAGCGGGGGTTCAGTGGGAAAAGTTAGCGGCTTTTAACGAATTCGAATTTTTTGGAATAGAACCGTTAGAAAATGCGCCCGCAAATTATCATTTAATTCCAGCCGATAAAGTGGGGCTTGCTTATGCCGATTTTACCGCAAGCGCAGATGTCATTTTAGGTAAATTAGGTTATGGCTTAGTATCAGAATGTTTAGGCTTAGGCAAACCCGTTTTATTTTTAAAGCGGGAAGATTTTGCCGAGTATGACTGTTTAAAACAGCGATTGCTAAAAACACAGCAGGGAATAGAAATTACAGAAACACAATTGCGAGAGTTAGCGATTTTAGAAGCGTTGCAAACCTTGTGCGCCCGTGATTATTCGCCTGTTACACAAAATGCATTAGACGAAATTATTCAACTCATTAATCAAGCGCACAAAGTTATTTAA
- the tilS gene encoding tRNA lysidine(34) synthetase TilS, with the protein MLDPADDPFLTRLASRLQTQRAKSCWWVAYSGGLDSTVLLHALARLRPHFPDVTLRAIHIHHGLQADADSWAKHCQVTCLALKIPCTVSYAQVQVPKGESLEACAREARYHLFSQHLQANDLLIIAQHADDQAETVLLQLFRGAGTTGLAAMAMLSPFAQATLFRPLLDTPRATLQTWANQQQLHYINDPSNNDTRFTRNFLRHEIIPRLQQRWANINQTLCRVAQHQAEADTLLQELAQTDLNNCQTNQKNQLNINALTCLSPARQRNLLRYWLQQLQFTPPSTAQLAQILETLLPAKIDAQPLVQWQGVEIRRYQNILYALPPLPIKPAHYQQTWLPPAFLTLPLGYLRIKPVLGQGIKPTDIFKVQLRQGGETCQLRGLRRELKTLLQTAHMPAWLRPFLPLIYVNEKLAFIPHLGVCDGFQVSEQEEGWIIEWVIE; encoded by the coding sequence ATGCTTGACCCTGCTGATGACCCTTTCCTAACACGATTAGCAAGCCGTTTACAAACCCAGCGTGCAAAATCTTGTTGGTGGGTGGCTTACAGCGGGGGGCTAGACTCAACCGTATTGCTACACGCACTCGCTCGCCTGCGTCCTCACTTTCCTGATGTGACTTTACGCGCAATTCATATTCATCATGGATTACAAGCAGATGCAGATAGTTGGGCGAAACACTGCCAAGTCACTTGTTTAGCCTTAAAAATTCCCTGTACCGTCTCTTATGCACAAGTGCAAGTCCCCAAAGGCGAGAGTTTAGAAGCCTGCGCCCGTGAAGCTCGTTACCATCTTTTTAGCCAACACCTTCAAGCAAACGACCTTTTAATTATCGCGCAACATGCTGATGACCAAGCCGAAACTGTGCTTTTACAATTATTCCGTGGCGCGGGGACGACGGGCTTGGCAGCTATGGCGATGTTAAGCCCGTTTGCACAAGCAACGCTATTTCGCCCGCTACTCGATACACCCCGCGCAACCTTGCAAACATGGGCAAATCAACAACAACTACACTATATTAATGACCCATCAAATAACGATACCCGCTTTACTCGTAACTTCCTCCGCCATGAAATTATTCCCCGTTTGCAACAACGTTGGGCGAATATTAATCAAACCCTTTGTCGAGTCGCACAACATCAAGCAGAAGCAGACACGCTTTTACAAGAATTGGCACAAACTGATTTAAATAACTGCCAAACTAATCAAAAAAACCAATTAAATATTAATGCATTAACCTGTCTTTCCCCTGCTCGCCAACGTAACCTTTTACGCTATTGGCTACAACAACTACAGTTCACCCCACCCAGTACCGCACAATTAGCCCAAATCCTTGAAACCCTGCTCCCTGCCAAAATAGACGCGCAACCACTGGTACAGTGGCAAGGGGTAGAAATTCGTCGCTACCAAAATATCCTATACGCACTCCCTCCATTACCCATAAAACCAGCACACTATCAACAAACATGGTTGCCCCCCGCTTTCTTAACCCTACCTTTAGGATACTTACGAATTAAACCCGTTTTAGGACAAGGGATTAAACCAACGGATATATTTAAAGTTCAGTTACGCCAAGGGGGAGAAACTTGCCAATTACGTGGGTTACGCCGTGAGCTAAAAACACTATTACAAACAGCGCACATGCCCGCATGGTTACGCCCTTTTTTACCGCTAATTTATGTCAATGAAAAACTAGCATTTATTCCACATTTAGGCGTTTGTGATGGCTTTCAGGTTTCTGAGCAAGAAGAAGGCTGGATAATTGAATGGGTGATAGAATAA